From the Polaribacter tangerinus genome, the window TTATCCATCCTACTTTCTTTCTCCATGCTTCATAGCTTTGCTTAAGTTTTAATGCATCTTTAGGAGGATGTTGGTTTTCTTTTTTTGCGATATTATTTAAAATTTCAGTTTGTTCCTCTATAGAATTTAATCCAATTGATTTTCTTCTCTTGTTAACTTTTATTATACATTCAAGAGGATTCGGTGCTAACTTACCATTTTTATCCCAGTCAAATTGTGTACCAAAAAATTGTTTTTTATTCTCAAATACTGCAATTCTGTCTTTTAAATACGCATTATTTATTTTACTAGCATTGTTTTCTTTAACAACTATTTCTAGAAGTTTTTGACATTTTTTCATAAATTGTGGTTTGCTAATTGCATGCTGAATTATTAACCACGCTGCCTCATGTGCTTCTTTTCCAACTTTTTGAATTGTTGGATATCCATGTTTATCAATAATTGTTTCTAATATTTTAGCATTTTCAATATGAATTTTTTCCATTTCTGGGTGATATTCATCATTAAGTATACCTTTCCTAATTAATTCATCTCTAACTCTTATATCAGTATTTTTTAATTTTATAATTAGACTAGCTATTTTATCAAAATCAGCCATAAAACATTTTACCTTCTCAAAAGTGAGAAGTTTCCTTTTTTGTTGATTATTGGTTTGTTATTATCTGCAGGCACAAGTGTAATATTGTACCAATAATCGTCTGATGGGAGTAGTTTGCTGTTGTATGTTCCGTTCCATCCGTTGCTATCTATTGGTATTTCTGCTACGAGTTTACCGAATCTGTTAAAGATGGTAATTTTGGCATTAGGATAAAATGTTTTGTTGGCACCTTTTATAATCCAAGTATCATTTTTACCATCTCCATTAGGGGTAAAAAATTTAGGGAATTGCAATACAGATAATTGCAAAGTAGCATCAGGAGCACAGCCATTTTTATCATTTACAATTAGGGTATAAATTCCGCCTTCTAAGTTTTCAAAGATTGTTTCATCTTGAAAAGGAGTAGTGGTATTTAGATCTTCATTTCTCAGTGCAAATTGGTAGTTGCCAATTCCGATATTATTGGATATGGTATCAATAGAAACAGAGAGGTTATTTTCTCGATTCAAGGCATTTGCTTCATCAACAATTGTTACAAAGCTTCTTTCTATCGTTGCAGGATTAGAAGCGTTTACGGTTATGGTTTGACTTCTAGAGCAATTGGTTCCGTTGGTAGTGGTTGCGGTAACGGTGTAATTTCCTCCTTTGTTAATAGGCGCTGTTTGTGTATTCGCTACAATATTACCCAGCGCATCGGTCCATAGATAGTTGTAAATTCCTGCGGGATTTTCAGCTTCAAGAAACATTGGAGTATCATTTAAACAAATAATTTGCGGACTCGTAATAGCAAAGCTAGGTAAAGGGTTTACGATTACTTGAAAAGAGGCATCATCGTTTACACATCCAGTAGCTTTGTTTTGTATGCGCACAAAAAAGGTTTCTGTGGTATTGGTGTTTGTATATGGCGATGCTACGGCGTTTGTACCGTTGGTTGCTTGTTGTGGTGTTTTGTGAAAGGTTACCTCAAAATCGTCTGTGTCTTGAGAAGCACCAAGGAGTTTTGGAATTTGACTGTCTAAATCAATGGATTGAATAATTCCGTTTGTATCATCACCATCTGCATCATCATCGCAATAGGAGAGATTAGAGACAGGCGTAAACACAGGTTCTTTATTAATAATTACTTTAAAATTAGAGAGGTAGTTTACACAATTAGTTTCGGTATTTACAATTCGTACATAAATTGTTTCTTGGTATGGTGTTGTGTTTTCTATGGGAGAACTCAGCGGATTATTTCCGTTTTGAGCTTCTAAAAATTCTCTGTGATAGGTAATCTTAAATTTGGTAGGATCTTGAGTGCCAAGAATAGTACTTGTTTGTAATTCTAGATTGATGTTTTTAGAGTAACCGTTAATAGCCGAACCATCTAAGGCATCATCACAGACTTCTAAATCTGAGACAAAGTTTGCTGTAGGAACTTTATTAACAATTACAAAGAAAGAGGTGTGGTCTGTAAAACAACCGGTAATTTTATTGGTAACTCGAACAAATATTTCTTGCTGGTCTTTGGTGGTGTTTTTAAAAGGAGAAGCAAGCGGATTGCTGCCAGAGTTGGCTTCTTCTGCCGATTTGTGGTAGGTAACCTCAAAATCGGAAGGAGATTGAGAGCTGCCTAAAATACGCGCATCGTTGTCGGTAAGCATAAAACCATCTACAAAACCATCCGTAGAGAGTCCGCTAACAGCATCATCACACAAGGTTAAATTTTCTGCAGCATTGGCAATTGGAACAGAATTAATTTGAACATAAAATTGTCCTAAACCTTGGCAATCGTTATTTACATTGCTTAAAATTTTATAATAAATAGGAAATTGAATTCCTTGAGTTGTGGTAGTTACTTCATTTTTCGAAATATCATTTCTAAAGTTTGATATATCTATTTCGTTTAAGCTACTGCTTCGATCATCTTTATTTTCAAAGAAAGAAACGGTAGTATTAGCAGGAGCATTAATACCTGATAAAATGGCTGTCTTGTCTAGAGTAAAGGCAGAAATATTGTCTGTATCGTTGTTTAAACTTGGATTATCATCTCCATTTGGCGCAAGAAAATCGTCACAAACAGGAGTTTGAATAGTATTGTAGGCATTGTCTGATGTAGCACCAACATTAATGGTTAAGCTAACAATATCTCTTGTACACCCAAAAGAAGTGGTAACCTTCGCATAGACAGTTTTAGATGTATTAATAGGAATAGCGTATGAAGTAATATTTGTAATTTTTGTTGTTCCTAAATTATCTTCAAAATACTCAAATGAAATACCTGCACTTTCTGATATTGATGTCTCTGCGAGTGTTAAATTTACTGTGGTTGTGGTACTAGTATCGGTGTCACTTACACAATGATTAAAAACAGGATTAGGTTTAATTACAGGTAAAGGATCTACTATTAATTCGATGGTTTTGCTAGCGTCATAACAATCGGCATTATTTATGTTTTCTACTCTAATAAAAACAGTTGTATTGTTTGTAACGCTGTAATCGGTGTCTTTATTTATTATTGTGCTACTATCATTAGTTTCTGCACCAGCCAAAGAAGTATGATATGAAACATTAAACTGGGAGCTTGGTAAACTTCCTAATATTTCTGAGTCTCTGGTGTTTAATACAAATGTATTGATTATTCCGTCTGTATCGTCGCCACTTTCTAAATTATCACAAATTCTGTAGGGCTCAGGTTGTGTTGCAATAGGTAATTCTGTAACGATTAAGTTAAAATCAGTAATATCGTAGCAGGCACTTGGTGCTTTTTTATTTTGAACTCTGGCATAAATGGTTTGTGAGCCAAACGAAGTAAGGTTTTTATAATTAGATGGTATGGTATCAACTCCTATTGTTGCTTTTGCAAGATCATCAAAATATAAAATTTCAAAATTTGCAGGGTTGGCAGTACCCAAAATTTCTGATGCTGTTAAAGCTCTCAAGTCAAAAGTATTAAACCCGTCATTATCTTCATCACAAACAGGAGGTATATTTGTACTGTTTGCTTTAGCAGCTTCAAAAACGTCTACATTAAAAGTACCATTGTATTCTATATCATTTCCACATTCGTCTTTAAGGTTTATTTTTAATGTATAAGCTCCAATATCTGCTGTGCTAATATTATTTAAGTTTAATTTATAATCTGGTGCAGCAGCAGATAATATCGTTTTTGTGGTTCCGTTGTCAAACGCCCATTCATATATAATATCTGTTCCAGTAACTTTTTCTGGGGTAATCGTTTTATTTTCTCCAATACAAAATTGCAAATCTTTAAAGTTTATTACTTCATTGGTTTCCTTGTCTTTAATTTCTATTGGTAATAACAAAGATGATAGAAAAGGAGGTAAGCCTTGCGATGCGGTTACTGCGCCTTCTCCAACTTTAACAGATAAGTGAGAGTAATTGCAAGCATCTTTTAATTGTTCTGGTCTGTTAATTACACTAATAAAATTAGATTGGTTAGACGTCCAATATATTTTCCCATCAGGACCTAGTTGTAGTGCGCCTCTAGAATTAAAATAGGTATGAATTAAATAAATGCTTTCATTTATTTCTTCGATAGTTGGTTTGGTTAAATCTATTTGATAAAGTGATTCATTGGCATCTCTAAAGTTTCCGGTGGATAAATACAATCTAGAACTAGAAGGAGAGAACTCTACACCATAAACATTATCAAAAATATTTATTCTATTAGTAATCGTAGAATTTTTAAAATTAGTTACTTTCCCTGTTTGGTCATCAAAATCGAAAATAAAAGCTCCTTCTGGCATGTTACCAGCAACGAGTGTTGTTCCGTCTGGAGAAACTTTTAGGTAACCTCTTGGATCTTGGCTGGAGTATGTTGGAACTTTGCTGATAGTTGGATTGTTTATATTTACCCCAGAATTATCAACTTTATAGGCATAAAACGTATCAAAAAAAGTAGATATTACCCAAAAGGCATTACATTCTTTAGCTCTAACTGCGGTAACTTTTTCAGACCAATTTACATGGTTTACTACGCTTCCTAAACTAACAGGTCCGGCCACAACATCTCCATTACCGCCATTGGCAGACATATCTATAGTATAATACCAAAAACCAGCATTGTCACTAGAACGAGCACCTACTGTAAATAAATAATAAATATTCGGTTTTCCTGGTGCAGGTACTGTTAATGCTGCTTGTGAGCTAGATGCATCTCCCTGTAATCCCACTCCGTTTGGCATCGGGCTATTATTTTTATCCCAAACGGTTAAGTTTTTTGAATTTGTTGAGGGGGCACCCACATAAAACAATAAGTTTCCGTTTACATCAGAAAAAGAAGAGCACCCCTCTAGAGTGCTCAGACTACTGCCATTAACTGGTACTGGTTTCCCAGAGTTAAAATCTAATGCAGCATTGTTACCAAAGTACCAAAAGTTGGCTTCTTTTTGGGCAAAAGAAATAGATACAGTAAAAAAAAATAATATAGGGAATAAGTACTTCATTTGATGTTTTTAATATTCTAAAACTCAAATATATTTAAAAACTACTACAAATCCCTCTTTTTTAACAAAGCATAAGACAAATAGATGAATATAAAAGTCCAAATTAGTACAATACTTACACTAAAGAATTCTACCGAATAATTTTTTGTAAAAGTTTCGCCAATTTGAGAAGCTACAGATTTTACAGCTCCTAATCTAGAAAATGGTTCTTTAATAAGGTTTGAAAGAGCTTCTAAAGGTAAAAACTGCATAATAGCATTAACTTTCTCAGAAATATTTTCCTCTCCTCTAAGGTTAATGAATAAAAAACCTCGAAAAAGGTTTTCAATAATAGACCAAACAACCATAGCTCCTACAGCGAAGGCAGATCTTTTTACTAAAATTCCAAAGAATAAACCCATGCTAAAAAAGCCTACAAGCTTAATAAAAAAGGCAAACAAGTAGCTTAAATCAGTAACAATAATAGAAATTTCGTTATAGTCTGAATACACAAAACCTAATATTAAAGAAACAACAAAAACAAATAGGGTAGAAATACAAGCAAAAGCAAGCACAGCGTAAAATTTAGACAGTATAAACTCTTTTTTACTTAAGCCATCTATAAGGTTTTGTTTTAATGTTTTATAGCTATATTCATTAGACATCATTGAAACTATAACTAATAATAAAAAGAATTTTAAGATAGCGGCAATGTAAGTATTAAAGTGCCAGATATAAGGAAAGTTAAAAATTCCCATTTCGGCAAGATGAAACTTTATGGGACCAATATTAAATTTTATAGCAGCAATTAATGCAATACATGTAAGAAGTCCGAAATAAATTAGAGATAGTACTTTACTTGCTGTGTTGTATTTTAATTTATGAAACTCTATGGTTAAAAGGCGTAACATTTATGTTTTATTTTAGTTGATATTTTTTGAAAGTTTGCACTGTTTTAAACAATTTAATTATTGTTTGTTAAATCTAAAAACTGCTGTTCTAAACTTGGTTTCCTTTTAACAAGGTGACTTAAAACAATACCTTTCTTAAAGAGAAAAGCATTCATTTCTTCAGCAGAAATACTTTCGTTTAGAGTGGCAATAATAGTTTCTTGTTCTTTAGACACTTTGTGTATTGCACTTAACTCTTTAAGCGCTTTTATTAAAAGAGTATCATCTTTTGCTACTTTTAATTCAAAGAAGCCTTTAGAAGCAGTCATTTCATCAACTCTACCGCTGTACAATTTTATTCCTTTTCTAATAACTACTACATGAGAGCAAACTTTTTCTACCTCGTCGAGTAGGTGAGAAGCCAATAATATGGTAGTTCCTGTACTAGCAATTTTATTAATTATAGTTCTAATTTCGTGAATTCCTTGAGGGTCTAAACCATTTGTAGGCTCATCTAAAATAAGTATTTCAGGATCATTTAGTAGTGCAGATGCAATAGCCAAACGCTGTTTCATACCCAAAGAAAATGTTTTAAACTTACTGTTTTTTCTTTCAAAAAGATTTACTGTTTTAAGTTTTTCATCAATTTTTTCAGATGATATTCCTTTGATTGTACAGATTAACTTTAAATTTTGCTCAGCAGTCATGTATGGATAAAAGTTGGGTCTCTCTATAATAGCACCCACTTTTTTTAAAGCCTCGTGAGTAGATAACTTTCCGTTAAACCAAGAAAATGAACCAGAGGTTCGGTTTACTACATTTAAAATAATTCCTAGAGTGGTAGATTTTCCACTTCCATTTGGACCAAGTATGCCATAAACATTTCCTTTTTGTATATCAAAAGAAAGGTTATTAACAGCATGAACTGATCCGTATTTTTTATCGAGGTTTTTGAGAGATAAGATTGTTTCCAAGTAAAAAAGTATTTAGTCGATTATGTTATTTAAGACGACTAATTTACACTTTTGTTACCAAATGTGGTGATATCAAATAAAATTGTAACCAAAAAGTTACAAGATGAAAGTTTGACAAGTAAATTTTATGTTGATTATCTATGTGATATTAATACTCATTATAGTCAAAATCATCATCGAAATGACCATATTCATCATCATTATCATCGTCTGCAAAAGGATCTTCTAGTTTATCGGCAATAAATTCTTTATCGGGAGCTTTTTCTGGAATTTCCCCCACAGAGAGTATAATTTGAGGTAAGTTTTCTTTATTTTCTGTTGATATTTCAATCACCTCAACATAAAAAGTCCACATTTTTAAAAAATCGTAAACATAAATTAATTTATCATTCTCTTGAGGTAATGTTTCACTTAAAGTACAATTGTGCATACAAATACCTGTTCCTGCTTCCTCCATATTAAACAAAGGTATTTCTTCCCCTTGGTTCCATTCGTTATCAGTTCTGTAAAAAGAGGCCATTTCTTGCCCTTCAAAACCAAATGACTTGGCAATACTTAAATGAAAGCTTTCTAAACTAATAGAATCGCCTACTAAAATAGTTCTAATTACATCTTCTTTACTGTCTAAAATTACCCGTATTTTGTACATATTATGCTTTAACTTTTCTGCAACAAAAATACAATTTTTTATATGTATTTTTACATATTTAATATATGAATATGGATAAGTCTACTATTTTAAATGCCTTTAATGAACGGTCGAAAAATACACTAATGGAAACTCTTGATATTGAATATATTGATGTAGGAGATGATTTTTTAACAGCTAAAATGCCTGTTACTTCAAAAGTGCATCAACCTTATGGACAACTTCATGGAGGAGCCACTGCGGCTTTAGCAGAAAGTGTAGGTAGTGCTGCTTCTAATTTTTTTATACACAACGAGCGTCAATTTATAAACGGAATTCAATTGTCTATCAATCATATAAAGAGTATGAAAGAGGGAATTGTATTTGCCACAGCAAAAAATATTCACAAAGGTAGAACGACTCATTTGTGGGAGGTGAAAGTTACCGATGAGGAAGGTAATTTAATCTCGGTAGCAAAAATGACAAATATTGTTTTAGATATTAAAAAATAATACTTTTTACAAGATATTTATGAACTCTAAAATAGCAGATTTTTTTTCTAAGAAACTTCCTTTTGTGGTTTATAGAAAGCCAAACGAAAATTTAATAAATGGTTTATTTATGAACAATTCTAAGTTAGTCTTTACCCAAGATTTTAACGAAGAGGGTTTTGTTTTTGCTCCTTTTGATAGTGATAAAAAAGCTGTTTTATTTCCAATTGATAACGCTACTTTAATTTCAGAAAGTTTTCATAGTAACATAATTAACAAGCAAGTATTAGCTAAACAAAATAGTGTTGATGACATTAAAAACGCTCATTTAAAGATTGTAAAAAATGCTATAGAAAAAATTAGTCAAGGAGATTTAAAAAAAGTGGTCATTTCTAGAAAAGAGTTAGTATCATTAAATAGTTTTGATGTTATTTCTCTATACAACAAACTTTTAACTACATATGCAACTGCTTTTGTATATGTTTGGTATCACCCAAAAGTTGGTTTATGGTTTGGAGCTTCTCCAGAAACTCTTTTAGAAACTACCAATACTCATTTTAAAACAATGTCTTTGGCAGGAACACAATTAGACAAAGGAACAGCCAATATTATTTGGCAAGCTAAAGAGTTGGAGGAGCAGCAAATGGTTACCACTTTTATAGAAAAACAGCTTCGCGATATTTCGTCAGATTTAAAAACGTTTACCACAGAAACTGTAAAAGCTGGCTCTTTGCTACATTTAAGAACCAAGGTTACTGGTGTTTTAAAGCCTAAGACTTCTTTAAAAAATTTGATAAGAGCTTTGCATCCAACACCGGCGGTTTGTGGATTGCCAAGAGATAAGGCAAAGGAATTTATACTTCATAATGAAACCTATGACAGAACTTTTTATACCGGATTTTTAGGTGAAATTAATTTTAAAAGCCAAGAAGATAATACTCTTAAAACAGCACTTTTTGTTAATTTAAGATGCATGAATATTAAAGATAAAGATGCTTGTATTTATGTAGGAGGTGGTATCACTAAAGAAAGCGACCCACTAAAAGAGTGGGAAGAAACAGTTTCTAAATCTTTAACAATGAAAAAAGTACTTATTTAATTCTATACTATTATTATTCTTTCCTTCAATTATACAAAAAACCACCTTAGTAATTTAAGGTGGTTTTTAAAGCTATTAAATTCAAATTAATTACACAAAAGAGGGTTACAAAGCCTCTCTTAAAAATTAATTACCAAGTATTGTGCCAAACTGTAATATCTAATTAAAAATATAATTATTTTAACTTTAACTTAATTTTTTAACAAAAATAACGACTCCAATTATAGAATCGTTATTTTTAAGAATATTATAATATTTTATAGCTATTGCTTATATAGCATGTTTGTGAGCTTTGTATGAAGAGCGCACTAATGGTCCACTTTCCACATACATAAAGCCCATTTCTAAGCCTATGGTTTCGTATTTTTTAAACTGTTCTGGTGTTATAAATTCTTTTAGTGGTAGGTGCATTTTTGTTGGTTGTAAATACTGTCCAATAGTAATAATATCACAATTTACATCACGCAAATCTTTCATGGTTTGTATTACTTCTTCTTCTGTTTCACCAAGTCCCAGCATTAAACCAGTTTTTGTTCGCATTCCGTTTTGTTTTAAATATCTTAAAACTTCCAAACTTCTATCGTACTTTGCTTGAATTCTTACCTCCCTTGTTAATCTTCTAACAGTTTCCATATTATGAGAAACTACCTCTGGATGAACTGCTATAATTCTATCCATTTGTTTCGTATTTCCTTGAAAATCTGGAATTAAGGTTTCTAGAGTCGTATTCGGATTTGCTCTCCGTATAGCTTCTACAGTTTCTGCCCAAATTATAGAACCACCATCTTTTAAGTCATCCCTATCTACAGAGGTTATTACGGCGTGTTTAATACCCATAATTTTTATTGAACGGGCTACTTTTTCAGGTTCGTCCCATTCTACCGTTTCTGGTCTTCCTGTTTTTACTCCACAAAAGCCACAAGAACGTGTACAAATATTTCCTAAAATCATAAATGTAGCCGTTCCTTCTCCCCAACATTCTCCCATATTCGGACAACTACCACTTGTACAAATGGTGTTTAGTTTGTATTTATCTACCAAACCACGTAATTCGGTATATTTTTTTCCAACAGGAAGTTTTACACGAAGCCATTTTGGTTTTTTAGGTCTTTCTGGAGCTATTACAGATTCTATTGCCATTTTTATTGAATTTGAAATGCAAAGATACAAAGGAAAGATTAAAATTGTTGTTAAAATCTAACGAAGAGTGAGGGCTTTAGATTCTTTTAAGAAAAAATAATTTAATAATAAATTCTATGAAGTTATTTTTTTTACTAAAGAATTTTTTACAAACTAATTATAAACCATAAGCTAAAACTGATTAGAAAAATAATACCAATAATGCTTACTATTTTTAAATAAATACCAGGTCTGTAATTTTCTGGTGTATGTTTCCCAGTGATTAATTTGTAATTTAAAATAGCGTAAAAAGGAGCTGTTAGAAATGATAATATGGTCGCAATTTTAATAAGCATTCCCATATTGTTTATAAAATAGTTGAGAATACAAAAAGTGCCAATAAATAGTAGAAATATCCAAAACCAGTAACCTTTCTTAAAGCGAGTATTAAAAAGAAGATTCGTTGTTTTATTCATTGCTCTTGGCGAAGCATCTAAAGTTGTTATTGTCGTACTAAACATTGTTGTAAAAGCGGCAATTGCTATGAATATATATGAGTAGCTTCCTAAGTTTTTTGTATATAAGTTAATGAGTTGTTGTGCAAAAAGTCCTCCTTTATCAGAAAAATTTTCTCCAGATTTATACATCACTAAGGCCCCTAGAAGAACAAAACATATTCCTAAAAATAAGGCTCCTAAATATCCGATATTAAAATCGAATATCGCAGCATTTTTTGAAGCTCTTTTTAAGTTACTTTTGTCTTTTTCTACAGACCAAATAGAATGCCAAATAGAAATGTCTAGTGGTGCAGGCATCCATCCTAAAAATGCAATAAGAAATGTAATTTCTACACTACCAGATGGTAAAATTTGGGCAACATTAAAGGCTTCTTTTGTGTTTGTAAATGCAACTAAAAGTGCAATAATGGTGCTAATGGTTAGAATAGCTATTATGTACTTCATTAGGTTGTCTAAGAGTCTGTATTTTCCAAATAGCAGAATAAAAATACTCACTAACATTATAATAACAGACCACGTTACTAAATTTGTGGTAATGCCAAATATTTGAGAAGCTAAACCAGCGGTTACGATAGTTACAGCCGCTTGAATGGTAAACATGGTAGCAAAATTAATTAGGTAATAAATAGCGAGTAATGGTTTGCCCATTTTTTTATAACCATCTAACAAGGTTTCTCCTGTTGCTGCTGCATATCTTGGTCCAAACTGAAAAAACGGATATTTGAAAATATGTGCTAAAAAAACTGCCCAAATAAGTCCAAATCCAAATTCTGCACCAGCTCTTGTAGACTGTACCAAATGTGAAACACCAATTGCAGCACCAGCAAACAGTAATCCAGGTCCAATAGATTGTAGAATTTTTTTTCTCATTATCGGTTCTATTTTAAGTAGTTTTAAGCTAAAATAGTAGCACTTAAGTTACATTGCTAATATCAATTTTATAAAAAAGTTAGTTTTTGTTTATAATGGCAGCAAGTAGTTTTTTTGCTCTTAAAAGTTTAACCTTAACATTATTAATTGGTTCTTCTATTTGCATAGAGATTTCTTTGTAGCTTAATTCTTGAAAATAACGTAATTGAATTACTTGTTGGTATTTAGGCTTTAATTGCTTAATGTCTTGTAAAAGTTTTGCTAAGTTTTGTTCTCCTATTATTTTGTCTTCGGGAGTTGGACTTTCATCAATAACTAAATAAACCTTGTCTTCTTGCTCTTTTGTTGTTTCAATAGAGTTGTTTTTTTTTCGAAGTAAATCGATATGGATATTTTTAGATATTGTTATTAGCCATGTTTTAAATACATAGGTATCGTTATAACTTTCAATTTTATCAAAAGCTTTTGAAAATGTTTGAATAGTAATATCTTCAGCATCATTCTCGCTTTTTGTTCTTTTAAGCTGATAATTATATACTTGAGGCCAAAATAAATCTAGTATATAACGAAAAGCAGCCTGATTACCATTTTTTGCTTTGTTTATATAGTCCGATAAATTAGTGCGTTCTATTTCCAATGAGTTGGTTTTGATATAAAATTTGTTATAAAGATACTAAATTGAAATAATAATAAGCCAATTTCTAGTAAGGGTATATAAAATGTAATACCTCTTTCTTTAAACTTATTTGCCACTAAAGTTAGTACTGTAATCTGTACACCAAAATAGAGGCAAAAACTTACAGAAACAAATTCAAAAGAGTAGGAGATCGCCAAAAATATACCTATTATATATATCATAATTTTAGTAAAAAAGAAATTGGCAAGAAGTATTTTGTGCTTATTTTGATAATAATTAGCTGTAGAAATATGTCTTCTTTTTTGTCGAAACCATTTTTTAAATGAGGAGGGAGCATTTGAAATAGTAAAACTTTTGGGGTGTATGCAAAGAGTTGTGTTTTCTTTATTGGCAGCATCTTGTATAAATAAATCGTCATCTCCAGATTTTATATGCAAGTGACTTGCAAAACCTTTTACTTTATAAAACTCCTTTTTCTGATATGCCAAATTTCTTCCAACTCCCATATATGGAATTCCTATTTTGGCATAACTGAAATATTGAATTGCAGTTAATAAAGTTTCGAAACGCACAAACAAATTTACTAGAGTTTTGTTTCTTTTGTATTTACCATATCCTAAAACAATGGTCTTATTTTGGTTAAAGTACTTTGCTGTTTCAGAAATCCAAAATTTTGAGGCTGGTTTACAATCTGCATCTGTAAAAAAATAAGGTTTCATACTTTGCAGCTTTAATACCTAGGGTAAGTGCATATTTTTTATTCCCCCAGAAATTTTCGTTATTTTCTACATTAACAATTTTAACATTATCGTTCTCTTTTTGAAATTCTTTCATAACAGAAAGAGTTTCATCAGTAGAACCATCGTTTATAAGTACAACTTCAAAAGAATGGTAAGATTGATTTAGAATTGTTGGTATGTTTTCCCGTAGATTTTCAGCTTCATTTTTTGCACATACTAATACTGAAACACCATTTATGCCACTACTTTTATGAGTAGTGTTTTTGTGAAAAAGTAATGATGAAAATAAAATATAATACAGAATTTGTATGCCAATAAAAGCCACAAATATGCAGATAAGAATGGCTATAATCATCTATAAAAATGTAAATTAGTTGTGTTGTGGCTCAGAGCATGAAGCATATTCTTCTGGCGTTTTACCGCAAAAACCACAAGATTCTCCTTCTTTATTTAACATAGGATTTTGACTGGCACAAGTTCCAGCAAATTTACCGTCTTTTTTTGCCCAAATTTTAATAGCAATTCCGGCTACACCTAAACCTAATAATCCTAAAGTAAGAAGTAGTAATTTCATAAATTTAATTTCTAATACAAAGATACATAATCTACATTTTATCAAAAAAGAATAGATCACTAAATTTTTAAGTACTAATCATAAAGCTTCCTAAGCTTATAGGCTTTTAAAAATTAGTAATTAAATAGAATTTAAAATAGTTGTTATTGTATGATATTTACTTCAATTTCGAGTGAAATGTCAAATTTTTCGATAACAGATTTTTGAATTTTTTTAGCTAAATTATAAATTTCTATACCTGTGGCATTGCCATAGTTAACTAGTACC encodes:
- a CDS encoding ABC transporter ATP-binding protein translates to METILSLKNLDKKYGSVHAVNNLSFDIQKGNVYGILGPNGSGKSTTLGIILNVVNRTSGSFSWFNGKLSTHEALKKVGAIIERPNFYPYMTAEQNLKLICTIKGISSEKIDEKLKTVNLFERKNSKFKTFSLGMKQRLAIASALLNDPEILILDEPTNGLDPQGIHEIRTIINKIASTGTTILLASHLLDEVEKVCSHVVVIRKGIKLYSGRVDEMTASKGFFELKVAKDDTLLIKALKELSAIHKVSKEQETIIATLNESISAEEMNAFLFKKGIVLSHLVKRKPSLEQQFLDLTNNN
- a CDS encoding IS1096 element passenger TnpR family protein codes for the protein MYKIRVILDSKEDVIRTILVGDSISLESFHLSIAKSFGFEGQEMASFYRTDNEWNQGEEIPLFNMEEAGTGICMHNCTLSETLPQENDKLIYVYDFLKMWTFYVEVIEISTENKENLPQIILSVGEIPEKAPDKEFIADKLEDPFADDDNDDEYGHFDDDFDYNEY
- a CDS encoding PaaI family thioesterase, whose translation is MNMDKSTILNAFNERSKNTLMETLDIEYIDVGDDFLTAKMPVTSKVHQPYGQLHGGATAALAESVGSAASNFFIHNERQFINGIQLSINHIKSMKEGIVFATAKNIHKGRTTHLWEVKVTDEEGNLISVAKMTNIVLDIKK
- a CDS encoding chorismate-binding protein; this translates as MNSKIADFFSKKLPFVVYRKPNENLINGLFMNNSKLVFTQDFNEEGFVFAPFDSDKKAVLFPIDNATLISESFHSNIINKQVLAKQNSVDDIKNAHLKIVKNAIEKISQGDLKKVVISRKELVSLNSFDVISLYNKLLTTYATAFVYVWYHPKVGLWFGASPETLLETTNTHFKTMSLAGTQLDKGTANIIWQAKELEEQQMVTTFIEKQLRDISSDLKTFTTETVKAGSLLHLRTKVTGVLKPKTSLKNLIRALHPTPAVCGLPRDKAKEFILHNETYDRTFYTGFLGEINFKSQEDNTLKTALFVNLRCMNIKDKDACIYVGGGITKESDPLKEWEETVSKSLTMKKVLI
- the lipA gene encoding lipoyl synthase, with translation MAIESVIAPERPKKPKWLRVKLPVGKKYTELRGLVDKYKLNTICTSGSCPNMGECWGEGTATFMILGNICTRSCGFCGVKTGRPETVEWDEPEKVARSIKIMGIKHAVITSVDRDDLKDGGSIIWAETVEAIRRANPNTTLETLIPDFQGNTKQMDRIIAVHPEVVSHNMETVRRLTREVRIQAKYDRSLEVLRYLKQNGMRTKTGLMLGLGETEEEVIQTMKDLRDVNCDIITIGQYLQPTKMHLPLKEFITPEQFKKYETIGLEMGFMYVESGPLVRSSYKAHKHAI
- a CDS encoding Nramp family divalent metal transporter, which gives rise to MRKKILQSIGPGLLFAGAAIGVSHLVQSTRAGAEFGFGLIWAVFLAHIFKYPFFQFGPRYAAATGETLLDGYKKMGKPLLAIYYLINFATMFTIQAAVTIVTAGLASQIFGITTNLVTWSVIIMLVSIFILLFGKYRLLDNLMKYIIAILTISTIIALLVAFTNTKEAFNVAQILPSGSVEITFLIAFLGWMPAPLDISIWHSIWSVEKDKSNLKRASKNAAIFDFNIGYLGALFLGICFVLLGALVMYKSGENFSDKGGLFAQQLINLYTKNLGSYSYIFIAIAAFTTMFSTTITTLDASPRAMNKTTNLLFNTRFKKGYWFWIFLLFIGTFCILNYFINNMGMLIKIATILSFLTAPFYAILNYKLITGKHTPENYRPGIYLKIVSIIGIIFLISFSLWFIISL
- a CDS encoding RNA polymerase sigma factor; the encoded protein is MEIERTNLSDYINKAKNGNQAAFRYILDLFWPQVYNYQLKRTKSENDAEDITIQTFSKAFDKIESYNDTYVFKTWLITISKNIHIDLLRKKNNSIETTKEQEDKVYLVIDESPTPEDKIIGEQNLAKLLQDIKQLKPKYQQVIQLRYFQELSYKEISMQIEEPINNVKVKLLRAKKLLAAIINKN